The proteins below are encoded in one region of Mangifera indica cultivar Alphonso chromosome 7, CATAS_Mindica_2.1, whole genome shotgun sequence:
- the LOC123220156 gene encoding RNA polymerase sigma factor sigA-like, translating into MMTTAAVIGLSTGKRLLSSSFYYSDLTEKFSQINDHGSPYYQVIPTKNVVAAKKSSNYSPTYPSSKQHSQSTKALKEHLDTNFASTTEPWRQRSDDLEEENPDFDYSVEALLLLQKSMLEKQWNLSFERTVLNDSSSKKTHKKIPVTCSGISARQRRMNLKKVLNQSKSMIQQNGPNLQRSVISPELLQTRLKGYVKGVLSEELLTHAEVVRLSKKIKAGLSLDEHKLRLKERLGFEPSDEQLAASLSISRTDLQSTLIECSLAREKLVMSNVRLVMSIAQRYDNMGADMSDLVQGGLIGLLRGIEKFDSSKGFKISTYVYWWIRQGIHRALVENSRTLRLPNHLHERLGLIRNAKVRLEEKGVTPSIDRIAQYLNMSQKKVRNATEAISKVFSLDRDAFPSLNGLPGETYHSYIADNRVENNPWHGVDGLMLKHEVNRLITETLGEREREIIRLYYGLDKECLTWEDISKRIGLSRERVRQVGLVALEKLKHAARKKNMEALLLKH; encoded by the exons ATGATGACCACGGCTGCTGTTATTGGACTTAGTACTGGAAAGAGACTATTGAGCTCCTCCTTTTATTATTCTGATCTAACagaaaaattttctcaaatCAATGATCATGGATCACCATATTATCAAGTTATTCCAACAAAAAATGTGGTTGCCGCCAAAAAGTCGTCCAATTATAGTCCAACTTATCCATCTTCCAAGCAACATTCTCAGTCCACTAAGGCTCTTAAAGAACATTTGGatactaattttgcttctacTACGGAGCCATGGCGTCAGAGGTCTGATGATTTAGAAGAGGAAAACCCAGACTTTGACTATTCAGTGGAGGCACTTCTGCTGCTGCAAAAGTCTATGCTTGAAAAACAATGGAATCTTTCTTTTGAGAGGACAGTATTAAATGACTCATCAAGTAAAAAGACTCACAAGAAGATACCTGTCACGTGTTCTGGAATATCGGCTAGGCAAAGAAGAATGAATTTGAAGAAGGTTTTGAACCAAAGTAAGTCAATGATTCAGCAAAATGGCCCCAATCTGCAGAGGTCTGTGATTAGTCCAGAGTTGCTTCAGACTCGTTTAAAAGGCTATGTAAAGGGTGTGTTGAGTGAGGAGCTGCTCACCCATGCAGAAGTTGTGCGTCTATCAAAGAAAATCAAAGCTGGCCTTTCCTTAGACGAGCACAAATTGAG ACTGAAGGAGAGGTTGGGATTTGAGCCCTCAGATGAACAACTTGCAGCTTCCTTGAGCATATCTCGCACTGACTTACAGTCAACATTGATTGAGTGTTCATTGGCAAGAGAGAAGCTGGTGATGAGCAATGTTCGTTTGGTCATGTCTATAGCTCAACGATATGATAACATGGGTGCTGACATGTCAGACCTTGTGCAG GGTGGGTTGATTGGATTATTACGTGGGATTGAGAAATTTGACTCTTCAAAGGGTTTCAAAATATCAACTTATGTGTATTGGTGGATACGCCAG GGTATTCATAGGGCATTAGTTGAGAATTCCAGAACCTTAAGATTGCCTAATCATCTGCACGAAAGGTTAGGTTTAATCCGGAATGCAAAGGTTAGACTGGAAGAGAAAGGAGTAACACCATCAATTGAT AGAATTGCACAATACCTAAACATGTCGCAAAAGAAAGTGAGAAATGCCACTGAG GCAATCAGTAAGGTTTTCTCACTTGACAGGGATGCTTTTCCCTCGTTAAATGGCCTTCCTGGTGAAACCTATCATAGT TACATTGCAGATAATCGTGTGGAGAACAATCCATGGCATGGAGTGGATGGGTTGATGCTCAAG CATGAAGTAAACAGACTCATTACAGAGACACTTGGAGAACGTGAAAGAGAAATCATACGTCTTTACTACGGTCTTGATAAGGAATGCCTTACATGGGAGGATATAAGTAAACG AATAGGTTTGTCAAGAGAAAGAGTTAGGCAAGTTGGACTTGTGGCGCTAGAGAAACTAAAACATGCAGCGAGAAAGAAAAACATGGAGGCCCTGCTGTTGAAACATTAG